CGTTGACCACTTCCGGCGCCGCGTCGAAACGCTCGCCGAATTCTTCCGGGGTGCGGTAGCTGAGCATGGCGAACTGCCGGGCCAGGGCCAGGCCGTGGTCTTCGCCGCACTGCAGCTGGCCCAGCGCAACGGCACGGCGCTGCAGCGCGCGCCAGGCGGCGGCATACGGGTGTGGGCGGTGCGCGCCGCTGGCCAGCACCAGCTGGCGCACGCGGCTGCGGTGGCGGATCGCGAACTGCTGGCCGACCAGCGCGCCATAGGAATAGCCGACGAAGGCCTTCAGCACGCGGATGCCGAGATGGTCCAGCAGCAGCGCCAGCGCATCGGCCTGGTCGGCGGTATCGATCGGCACGTCCAGCGCGCCATCGGCACCGATGAAATCGAAGGCCAGCACGCGCAGCTGCTGCGGATCCAGCGCGCGGCCGCTGCCGACCAGGCCTTCGGCCCAGCCTTTCTCGCTGAACTGTGCATTGGAGGCGACGTGGCGATGGGCGGAGATGCCACCGGCCAGCACCACCACCGGCGCGTTGGCCGGCCCCACCCACTCGTAGCGCAGGCGCACCGGGCTGGCCCCGGCGTGGCGCATCGACAGCACGGCGGCGAACTCGCCGCGCTCGGCATGCACGCGGTCATCGACCGGCACGCTGACGGGGACAAAGGATTCGGGGCGGGCGGCGGTGCTGGGGGCGAAGCTCATGGCGGGATCCGTGTGGGGAATCGGCCATCGAGCCTTCGCGGGGCTCGCGTTCGAGATGCACGTGCGGTGCATGGTTCGAACCATCTTTCGGTGGACGCCACGGTCCCCGCAGGATTTGGCACCTACGCGGACGCTTTCGCGTCTGCGGGCTGCCCCGGCTTCAAAGGGCCTGTCCCTCTGCCGGTCTCGATGGTGGAACCACGATGCCAGCCCTTTTCGCCACTGTCAATCCCTTCATGCGGATAAAGCGATGGAATAAATGAACCGCCATTCCGGGAACTGCGCCCGGTCCCCGTGTTCAGGATCCGATACAGTCCCCAGCGCCCTTTCCGCTGGATCCGTCGATGCCCCGCCTGCCCCTGTCCTGCCTGCTGCTGCCCCTGCTGGCCAGCGCAACCGTCCACGCCAGCGACTGGCGCCAGG
This genomic stretch from Stenotrophomonas sp. SAU14A_NAIMI4_5 harbors:
- a CDS encoding homoserine O-succinyltransferase — encoded protein: MSFAPSTAARPESFVPVSVPVDDRVHAERGEFAAVLSMRHAGASPVRLRYEWVGPANAPVVVLAGGISAHRHVASNAQFSEKGWAEGLVGSGRALDPQQLRVLAFDFIGADGALDVPIDTADQADALALLLDHLGIRVLKAFVGYSYGALVGQQFAIRHRSRVRQLVLASGAHRPHPYAAAWRALQRRAVALGQLQCGEDHGLALARQFAMLSYRTPEEFGERFDAAPEVVNGRVRVAAEDYLDAAGAQYVARTPVTAYLRLSESIDLHRVDPAAILPPTVVVAVEGDRLVPLADLVGLVEGLGPRGSLRVLRSPYGHDAFLKETDRIDAILATAFRTSGESA